A stretch of the Streptomyces sp. NBC_00078 genome encodes the following:
- a CDS encoding sirohydrochlorin chelatase, translating to MNRISSQLASQLSLVSLNGRRRPGPPALVVVAHGSRDPRALSTVRTLLDRVREQRPGLPVHLGHIELNEPLLPDTLAGLGTGEAVLVPLLLGRGYHVKQDIPEMAAAAEARTRVAAPLGPHPLLAKALADRLVEAGWRTRMDEATRRTSAVVLAAAGSRDPESKVDTNRTALLLSERLGVPVVPAYATTAAPRVPDAIRALIASGRHRVAVASYFTAPGRFATECAQAAPWIASAPLGTHPAMAELVVHRYDQALSTRAPITDLRGAGPRRSAAAPQGATGPARPALAV from the coding sequence ATGAACCGGATCAGCAGCCAGCTCGCCAGCCAGCTCAGCCTCGTCTCCCTCAACGGCAGGCGGCGCCCGGGCCCTCCCGCGCTCGTCGTCGTGGCGCACGGCAGCCGTGACCCGCGCGCCCTGAGCACCGTCCGCACGCTCCTGGACCGCGTCCGCGAACAGCGCCCCGGCCTTCCGGTCCACCTGGGCCACATCGAACTGAACGAACCCCTGCTCCCCGACACGCTCGCCGGCCTGGGCACCGGCGAGGCGGTCCTCGTCCCCCTGCTCCTCGGCCGCGGCTATCACGTCAAGCAGGACATCCCGGAGATGGCCGCCGCGGCCGAGGCACGCACGCGCGTGGCCGCCCCGCTCGGCCCGCACCCCCTCCTCGCGAAAGCCCTGGCCGACCGTCTGGTCGAGGCCGGCTGGCGCACCCGTATGGACGAGGCGACCCGCCGCACCAGCGCGGTCGTCCTCGCCGCAGCGGGCTCCCGGGATCCGGAGTCCAAGGTCGACACCAACCGCACGGCCCTCCTGCTGTCCGAACGCCTGGGCGTCCCGGTGGTCCCCGCCTACGCCACCACAGCCGCCCCGAGGGTCCCTGACGCGATCCGCGCCCTGATCGCGAGCGGCCGCCACCGGGTGGCCGTCGCCTCGTACTTCACGGCCCCCGGCCGCTTCGCCACGGAGTGCGCGCAGGCGGCCCCGTGGATCGCCTCGGCCCCCCTGGGCACGCATCCCGCGATGGCCGAGCTGGTCGTCCACCGCTACGACCAGGCACTGTCGACGCGGGCGCCGATCACCGACCTCAGGGGCGCGGGGCCGCGTCGGTCCGCGGCTGCGCCCCAGGGCGCGACCGGCCCCGCACGACCCGCACTCGCCGTATGA
- a CDS encoding vancomycin high temperature exclusion protein, with product MRRPTLRRPRLPRTRAGRRRLVQAVMAGCVLALLPSTWMYVVTDDRLRTTADAPRTEVAVVFGAGLWEGEPSPYLAHRLDAAAKLYREDRVEVVLVTGDNSRKDYDEPDAMRTYLTKHGVPGSRVVSDYAGFDTWDSCVRARKVFGVDRALLISQGFHIRRAVALCQAAGIESYGIGVDAKHDRTWYYGGTREIFAAGKAALDAVFHPDPRFLGPKEPGVTKALADARRRPERCVPHSVGARAGRPPSCPRNERLSRT from the coding sequence ATGCGCCGACCCACGCTGCGCAGACCGCGCCTGCCCCGCACGCGCGCCGGCCGGCGCAGGCTGGTGCAGGCCGTGATGGCCGGCTGCGTGCTCGCGCTGCTGCCGTCGACCTGGATGTACGTCGTCACGGATGACCGGCTGCGTACGACGGCCGACGCGCCCCGCACCGAGGTCGCCGTCGTCTTCGGCGCCGGCCTCTGGGAGGGCGAGCCCTCCCCCTACCTGGCGCACCGTCTCGACGCGGCGGCCAAGCTGTATCGCGAGGACCGTGTCGAGGTCGTCCTTGTCACCGGTGACAACAGCCGCAAGGACTACGACGAACCCGACGCCATGCGCACGTACCTGACGAAGCACGGTGTCCCCGGCTCCCGGGTCGTCAGCGACTACGCCGGCTTCGACACCTGGGACTCCTGCGTCCGGGCCAGGAAGGTCTTCGGCGTCGACAGGGCCCTGCTGATCAGCCAGGGCTTCCACATCCGGCGGGCGGTCGCACTCTGTCAGGCGGCGGGCATCGAGTCGTACGGCATCGGGGTCGACGCCAAGCACGACAGGACCTGGTACTACGGCGGCACCCGCGAGATCTTCGCGGCGGGCAAGGCGGCCCTGGACGCGGTGTTCCACCCGGACCCCCGGTTCCTCGGGCCGAAGGAACCAGGGGTGACGAAGGCGCTCGCCGACGCCCGCCGACGGCCGGAGCGGTGCGTGCCTCACTCCGTCGGGGCCCGCGCGGGGAGACCGCCGTCTTGCCCGCGTAACGAGCGGCTCTCGCGGACGTAA
- a CDS encoding molybdopterin oxidoreductase family protein, which yields MQTSATPTHCPYCALQCGMNLTPAPDGTVEVSERADFPVNRGALCGKGRTAPALLSSRVRLTSPLVRSEGTLVPATWDEALDRIAAELHGTRTEHGPDAVGVFGGGGLTNEKAYTLGKFARVVLGTSQIDYNGRFCMSSAAAAGTKAFGLDRGLPFPLEDIPKTGCVILVGSNLAETMPPSLRFFSELRENGGTLIVVDPRRTKTAEQADLHLAPRPGTDLALALGLLHLVVAEGRVDEEYVAERTAGWEDARAAAMAHWPEYVERITGVSVPQLREAVRLFCEPENAMVLTARGPEQQSKGTDTVGAWINLCLATGRAGRPLGGYGCLTGQGNGQGGREHGQKADQLPGYRKLDDPAARRHVAEVWGVDPDSLPGPGRSAYELLDALGTDIKSLLLMGSNPVVSAPHAAHIEERFKSLDFLVVCDVVLSETAALADVVLPVTQWAEESGTTTSLEGRVLLRRRALTPPEGVRSDLEVMHELACRLGVEKGFPTDPEEVFEELRRASAGGPADYSGITYRRLAEENGVFWPCPAAEPGTGMPEAGTGTTGTGTSEAGAGRSEAGVSDGPHPGTPRLFLDRFATPDGRARFAAVSHRASAEEPDEEYPVLLTTGRVVAQYQSGAQTRRVAELNAAAPGPFVELHPRLAARLGAAEGDPVAVVSRRGRAVAPARITTAIRPDTVFMPFHWPGEGRANTLTNPALDPTSRMPEFKTCAVRLETVHP from the coding sequence ATGCAGACCTCCGCGACGCCCACCCACTGCCCGTACTGCGCCCTGCAGTGCGGGATGAACCTGACGCCCGCGCCGGACGGCACGGTCGAGGTGAGCGAGCGCGCGGACTTCCCGGTGAACCGGGGTGCGCTGTGCGGCAAGGGCCGCACCGCGCCGGCCCTGCTCTCGTCCCGGGTGCGCCTGACCTCCCCGTTGGTGCGCTCCGAGGGCACGCTGGTGCCCGCCACCTGGGACGAGGCGCTGGACCGGATCGCCGCGGAACTGCACGGCACTCGTACGGAACACGGCCCGGACGCGGTCGGCGTCTTCGGCGGGGGCGGCCTCACCAACGAGAAGGCGTACACGCTCGGCAAGTTCGCGCGGGTGGTGCTCGGCACCTCGCAGATCGACTACAACGGCCGCTTCTGCATGTCGTCGGCGGCGGCCGCGGGGACGAAGGCGTTCGGGCTCGACCGCGGGCTGCCCTTCCCGCTGGAGGACATCCCGAAGACGGGCTGTGTGATCCTGGTGGGCTCCAATCTCGCCGAGACGATGCCGCCGTCCCTGCGCTTCTTCAGCGAACTGCGGGAGAACGGCGGCACGTTGATCGTCGTGGACCCGCGCCGCACGAAGACCGCCGAGCAGGCCGACCTGCACCTGGCACCGCGGCCCGGCACGGATCTCGCGCTGGCACTCGGCCTGCTGCACCTGGTCGTCGCCGAGGGCCGGGTGGACGAGGAGTACGTGGCCGAGCGCACGGCCGGCTGGGAGGACGCCCGGGCCGCGGCGATGGCGCACTGGCCGGAGTACGTGGAACGGATCACGGGTGTGTCCGTTCCCCAACTCCGGGAAGCCGTACGGCTGTTCTGCGAGCCCGAGAACGCGATGGTACTGACGGCGCGCGGGCCCGAGCAGCAGTCCAAGGGCACGGACACGGTCGGCGCGTGGATCAACCTGTGCCTGGCGACCGGCCGCGCGGGACGCCCGCTCGGCGGTTACGGCTGTCTGACCGGGCAGGGCAACGGGCAGGGCGGGCGCGAACACGGCCAGAAGGCCGACCAGCTGCCCGGCTACCGCAAGCTGGACGACCCCGCGGCACGGCGGCATGTGGCCGAGGTGTGGGGCGTGGACCCGGACAGCCTGCCGGGACCGGGCCGCAGCGCGTACGAGTTGCTGGACGCCCTGGGGACGGACATCAAGTCCCTGCTGCTGATGGGGTCGAACCCGGTGGTGTCGGCACCGCACGCGGCTCACATCGAGGAGCGTTTCAAGTCGCTCGACTTCCTGGTGGTGTGTGACGTCGTACTGTCGGAGACCGCCGCCCTCGCGGACGTCGTCCTCCCGGTCACACAGTGGGCCGAGGAGTCCGGCACGACGACCAGCCTGGAGGGCCGGGTGCTGCTGCGCCGGCGTGCGCTCACCCCTCCCGAGGGCGTCCGGAGCGACCTGGAGGTCATGCACGAACTGGCCTGCCGGCTCGGGGTGGAGAAGGGCTTCCCGACCGACCCGGAGGAGGTCTTCGAGGAGCTGCGGCGGGCCAGCGCGGGCGGCCCGGCCGACTACTCCGGGATCACCTACCGCAGACTCGCCGAGGAGAACGGGGTGTTCTGGCCCTGCCCGGCGGCCGAGCCGGGAACGGGCATGCCCGAGGCCGGGACAGGCACCACCGGAACGGGTACATCCGAGGCCGGGGCAGGCCGGTCCGAGGCCGGTGTCTCCGACGGACCGCACCCCGGCACGCCCCGCCTCTTCCTCGACCGTTTCGCCACCCCGGACGGCCGGGCCCGGTTCGCGGCCGTCTCGCACCGGGCGTCCGCCGAGGAGCCGGACGAGGAGTACCCGGTGCTGCTGACGACCGGCCGCGTCGTCGCCCAGTACCAGTCCGGCGCCCAGACCCGCCGCGTGGCGGAGCTGAACGCCGCCGCGCCGGGCCCCTTCGTGGAACTGCATCCGCGGCTGGCGGCGCGCCTCGGGGCGGCGGAGGGTGATCCGGTGGCGGTGGTGTCCCGTCGGGGCCGGGCCGTCGCACCCGCCCGGATCACCACCGCGATCCGCCCGGACACCGTCTTCATGCCCTTCCACTGGCCCGGCGAGGGCCGCGCCAACACCCTGACCAACCCGGCCCTCGACCCGACCTCGCGCATGCCGGAGTTCAAGACGTGTGCGGTGCGGCTGGAGACCGTTCACCCCTAG
- a CDS encoding gamma-glutamylcyclotransferase family protein produces MTLPFFVYGTLLPGEVNHDLFLRGRTRSEEPGRLYGAVLYDGPGYPYAVEERGGIVYGELVTALPEEYEELLVALDRLEEYAAADPRSLYERVEREVVRGAAGPHVRAWVYVAAPAVAARLRARGKLIESGDWRVR; encoded by the coding sequence GTGACCCTCCCGTTCTTCGTCTACGGCACCCTTCTCCCCGGCGAGGTCAACCACGACCTGTTCCTGCGCGGCCGCACCCGGTCCGAGGAGCCGGGGCGGCTGTACGGCGCGGTGCTGTACGACGGGCCGGGCTATCCCTACGCCGTCGAGGAGCGGGGCGGGATCGTGTACGGCGAGCTCGTGACCGCGCTGCCCGAGGAGTACGAGGAGCTGCTGGTCGCGCTCGACCGGCTGGAGGAGTACGCCGCGGCGGACCCGCGCAGCCTCTACGAACGCGTCGAGCGCGAGGTGGTCCGTGGCGCCGCGGGCCCGCACGTACGCGCCTGGGTGTACGTGGCCGCACCCGCCGTCGCGGCCCGGCTGCGCGCCCGCGGAAAGCTGATCGAGAGCGGGGACTGGCGGGTCAGGTAG
- a CDS encoding M4 family metallopeptidase gives MSRIRIDVRGSRRLAAAGVAATAATLLAATLSPAAVAADEPTRAGAIENAASALLEHAASLQLTTDEGTKVRDVVVDQDGTQHVRYDRTYRQLPVLGGDFVVHLKPDGALRSVNRATRSKISLASIVPSISAPKAADLAANALRAVNLGETLKKLTAKPQLVVDALHGAPKLAWRTSVAARDSLGNPVSRTVITNARTGAQIDAWDDIETATGDGKSLYSGTVPLQTTLSGSTYQLKDATRGGTYTGDAANQTDLCFLTSVCVSRAPSTVFTDPDNHWGSGTSSDRASAAVDAQYGTDVTWDFYKNEFGRNGIADDGKGSYNRVHYGNKYNNAFWDDSCFCMTYGDGDGTTLGPLVGLDVAGHEMTHGVTSKTAALTYSGESGGLNEATSDILGTLVEWYANNSSDPGDYLIGEKVVRSGFGAEALRYMDKPSKDGVSADYWSSSVGKLDVHYSSGVANHFAYLLAEGSGAKTVNGVSYNSPTSNGKTVTGIGREKLGQIWYRALTVYMTSSTNYAGARTATLSAAKDLYGAGSTEYDVVGAAWSAVNVN, from the coding sequence ATGAGTCGGATACGTATCGACGTCCGGGGCTCCCGTCGCCTCGCCGCCGCCGGTGTGGCCGCAACAGCCGCCACCCTGCTGGCCGCCACCCTCTCCCCCGCCGCCGTCGCGGCCGACGAACCGACCAGGGCGGGCGCGATCGAGAACGCTGCGTCGGCGCTCCTGGAGCACGCCGCGAGCCTCCAGCTCACCACCGACGAGGGCACGAAGGTGCGGGACGTCGTCGTCGACCAGGACGGCACCCAGCATGTGCGATACGACCGGACGTACCGTCAGCTCCCGGTTCTGGGCGGCGACTTCGTCGTCCATCTGAAGCCGGACGGGGCGCTCCGCAGCGTGAACCGGGCGACGCGGAGCAAGATATCCCTCGCCTCGATCGTCCCCTCCATATCCGCGCCGAAGGCCGCCGACCTCGCGGCGAACGCCCTGCGCGCGGTCAATCTCGGCGAGACGCTGAAGAAGCTGACGGCCAAGCCACAGCTGGTCGTCGACGCCCTGCACGGGGCGCCCAAGCTGGCGTGGCGGACGAGCGTCGCGGCGCGGGACTCCCTCGGCAACCCGGTCTCCCGCACCGTGATCACCAACGCCCGCACCGGCGCGCAGATCGACGCCTGGGACGACATCGAGACGGCGACGGGTGACGGCAAGTCGCTGTACAGCGGCACGGTGCCGCTGCAGACGACGCTGTCGGGATCGACGTACCAGCTCAAGGACGCGACGCGCGGGGGCACTTACACGGGTGACGCGGCGAACCAGACGGACCTGTGCTTCCTGACCAGCGTCTGCGTCAGCCGCGCCCCGTCGACGGTGTTCACCGACCCGGACAACCACTGGGGCAGCGGAACGAGTTCCGACCGCGCCTCCGCCGCCGTGGACGCGCAGTACGGCACCGACGTGACCTGGGACTTCTACAAGAACGAGTTCGGCCGCAACGGCATCGCGGACGACGGCAAGGGCTCGTACAACCGCGTCCACTACGGCAACAAGTACAACAACGCCTTCTGGGACGACAGTTGCTTCTGCATGACGTACGGGGACGGTGACGGTACGACGCTCGGACCGCTGGTGGGTCTGGACGTGGCCGGCCACGAGATGACGCACGGCGTCACCTCCAAGACCGCGGCGCTGACCTACTCCGGCGAGTCCGGCGGCCTGAACGAGGCGACCTCCGACATCCTCGGCACGCTGGTGGAGTGGTACGCGAACAACTCCTCCGACCCCGGCGACTACCTGATCGGCGAGAAGGTCGTCCGCTCCGGCTTCGGCGCCGAGGCCCTGCGGTACATGGACAAGCCGTCCAAGGACGGGGTGTCGGCGGACTACTGGAGCAGTTCGGTCGGCAAACTGGACGTCCACTACTCGTCGGGCGTCGCGAACCACTTCGCGTACCTCCTGGCCGAGGGCAGCGGCGCGAAGACCGTCAACGGCGTCAGCTACAACTCCCCGACGTCCAACGGCAAGACGGTGACGGGAATCGGGCGGGAGAAGCTGGGCCAGATCTGGTACCGGGCGCTGACCGTCTACATGACGTCGTCGACCAACTACGCGGGGGCACGCACGGCGACGCTCAGCGCGGCGAAGGATCTGTACGGGGCGGGCAGTACGGAGTACGACGTGGTGGGGGCGGCCTGGAGTGCGGTGAATGTGAACTGA
- a CDS encoding NADPH-dependent FMN reductase, producing the protein MQITDTPDTAHAALAAHAPLTDVPLAVTLVIGSNRHGRFGPVVADWLLRHLRDHDDMAVEVVDVAEADLPTTFAPSPEASAALASVTPKLAAADAYVVLTPEYNHSYPAGLKNLIDWHFTEWRAKPVALVSYGGLAGGLRAVEHLRQVFAELHAVTIRDTVSFHNAGSSFTDGHLDDPSVGPAWQWGKGLFGTGAKSGGLTLDLPLLRPSMRGLGAQQAAICSARHLPGWSWLDCRRSVEDR; encoded by the coding sequence ATGCAGATCACAGACACTCCCGACACCGCCCACGCCGCCCTCGCGGCCCATGCGCCCCTCACCGACGTGCCCCTCGCCGTCACCCTCGTCATCGGCAGCAACCGCCACGGACGGTTCGGCCCCGTCGTCGCCGACTGGCTCCTGCGCCACCTGCGCGACCACGACGACATGGCCGTCGAGGTCGTGGACGTCGCGGAGGCGGACCTCCCCACGACCTTCGCCCCGTCCCCCGAGGCGAGCGCGGCCCTCGCCTCCGTCACCCCGAAGCTCGCGGCCGCGGACGCGTACGTCGTCCTCACCCCCGAGTACAACCACTCCTACCCGGCCGGCCTCAAGAACCTCATCGACTGGCACTTCACCGAATGGCGCGCCAAGCCCGTCGCCCTCGTCTCCTACGGCGGTCTCGCGGGCGGACTGCGTGCCGTGGAACACCTCCGCCAGGTCTTCGCCGAACTCCACGCGGTGACGATCCGGGACACGGTGTCGTTCCACAACGCCGGCTCGTCCTTCACCGACGGCCACCTCGACGACCCGTCCGTTGGGCCAGCCTGGCAGTGGGGCAAGGGCCTATTCGGGACCGGTGCCAAGTCCGGCGGCCTTACTCTCGACCTTCCTCTTCTGCGCCCGAGCATGCGTGGATTGGGCGCCCAACAAGCCGCCATTTGCTCCGCTCGACACCTACCCGGCTGGAGCTGGCTGGACTGCCGACGGTCAGTTGAGGACCGCTGA
- a CDS encoding class F sortase, with protein sequence MRRISNAAIGAVTVVALCSGAWLLGGGAETNAPPQPSAAQAARTGQGGEPPVARALPPSPPDRIRIPSIRVNAPVMGLALTTAGSLDVPPAAKKNLAGWYEAGTTPGERGTAIVAGHVDNADGPAVFYDLGALKKGSRIEVDRRDGGTALFSVDAVEVYGAEHFPDEKVYGAADRPELRVITCGGGYSRSTGYQGNVVVFAHLTGSR encoded by the coding sequence GTGCGCAGAATCAGCAATGCCGCGATAGGCGCCGTCACGGTGGTGGCCCTGTGCTCGGGCGCCTGGCTGCTCGGCGGCGGCGCGGAGACGAATGCCCCGCCGCAGCCGTCCGCCGCCCAGGCGGCCCGTACCGGCCAGGGCGGCGAACCTCCCGTCGCGCGCGCGCTGCCGCCGTCCCCGCCCGACCGGATCCGCATCCCGTCGATCCGTGTGAACGCACCCGTCATGGGCCTCGCCCTCACCACGGCCGGCAGTCTCGACGTGCCGCCCGCCGCGAAGAAGAACCTCGCCGGCTGGTACGAGGCCGGCACCACCCCCGGCGAGCGGGGCACCGCCATCGTCGCCGGCCATGTCGACAACGCCGACGGCCCCGCCGTCTTCTACGACCTCGGCGCCCTGAAGAAGGGCAGCCGCATCGAGGTGGACCGGCGCGACGGCGGCACGGCGCTGTTCTCGGTGGACGCGGTCGAGGTCTACGGCGCCGAGCACTTCCCCGACGAAAAGGTGTACGGCGCCGCGGACCGGCCGGAGCTACGGGTGATCACCTGCGGCGGCGGGTATTCCCGCTCGACCGGCTACCAGGGGAACGTGGTCGTGTTCGCGCACCTCACGGGGAGCCGCTGA